The following proteins come from a genomic window of Myxococcota bacterium:
- the trmFO gene encoding methylenetetrahydrofolate--tRNA-(uracil(54)-C(5))-methyltransferase (FADH(2)-oxidizing) TrmFO, with protein MPTSSTSGAHTRVAVVGAGLAGCEAAWQIASRGVPVVLHEMKPLRRSPAHVADGFAELVCSNSLRGASLHNAVGLLKEEMRRLGSLVMRAADATAVPAGRALAVDRLAFSEYVTDAIARHPAIEVRHACVDRLPEDAIAVLATGPLTAPELARELRARTGEEDLYFYDAIAPTIYADSIDLDVVFRASRYESDGDGDYLNIPLDRDGYEAFVDALLEAEAVPLHAFEAELYFEGCLPIEEMARRGRQTLAYGPMKPVGLVDPRTGRRPHAVVQLRQEDKAGALYNLVGFQTKLRVGAQQAVFRALPGLGNAVFARYGSVHRNTYVNAPRCLAPSLELRGRPGLFVVGQMAGVEGYVESAALGLVGGVNAARRALGLPLALPPECTAHGALLRHLRDADPAHFQPMNVNYGLFEPLAAEGGAARGPRRMRRAERNEALAARALDAIAHHATLVAPEGER; from the coding sequence TTGCCCACTTCGTCCACGAGCGGAGCTCATACGCGTGTCGCGGTCGTCGGCGCGGGGCTCGCGGGCTGCGAGGCCGCGTGGCAGATCGCGTCGCGCGGTGTTCCGGTCGTCCTCCACGAGATGAAGCCGCTGCGCCGCTCGCCCGCGCACGTCGCGGACGGTTTCGCGGAGCTCGTCTGCAGCAACTCGCTTCGCGGCGCGTCGCTGCACAACGCCGTCGGTCTGCTCAAGGAGGAGATGCGGCGACTCGGGTCGCTGGTGATGCGCGCCGCGGATGCGACGGCGGTGCCCGCCGGACGCGCGCTCGCGGTCGACCGGCTCGCGTTCTCGGAGTACGTCACCGACGCGATCGCGCGCCATCCCGCGATCGAGGTGCGGCACGCGTGCGTCGATCGGCTCCCCGAAGACGCGATCGCGGTGCTCGCGACCGGGCCGCTCACCGCACCCGAGCTCGCGCGCGAGCTGCGCGCGCGCACGGGCGAGGAGGACCTGTACTTCTACGACGCGATCGCGCCGACGATCTACGCGGACTCGATCGATCTCGACGTCGTCTTCCGCGCCTCGCGCTACGAGAGCGACGGCGACGGCGACTACCTCAACATCCCGCTCGATCGCGACGGCTACGAGGCGTTCGTCGACGCGCTGCTCGAGGCCGAGGCCGTCCCGCTCCACGCGTTCGAGGCGGAGCTCTACTTCGAGGGCTGCCTGCCCATCGAGGAGATGGCGCGCCGCGGCCGTCAGACGCTCGCCTACGGACCGATGAAGCCAGTCGGCCTCGTCGACCCGCGCACGGGCCGGCGTCCTCACGCCGTCGTGCAGCTGCGACAGGAGGACAAGGCGGGCGCGCTCTACAACCTGGTCGGCTTCCAGACGAAGCTGCGGGTGGGCGCCCAGCAGGCGGTGTTCCGCGCCTTGCCCGGGCTCGGGAACGCCGTCTTCGCGCGCTACGGCTCCGTCCACCGCAACACGTACGTGAACGCGCCGCGCTGCCTCGCGCCGTCGCTCGAGCTGCGCGGCCGTCCGGGGCTCTTCGTCGTCGGACAGATGGCGGGCGTCGAGGGCTACGTCGAGTCCGCGGCACTCGGGCTCGTCGGCGGCGTCAATGCGGCGCGACGCGCGCTCGGTCTCCCGCTCGCACTGCCGCCCGAATGCACGGCGCACGGCGCGCTCCTGCGCCACCTGCGCGACGCCGACCCCGCCCACTTCCAGCCGATGAACGTGAACTACGGACTCTTCGAGCCGCTCGCCGCGGAAGGCGGGGCCGCGCGCGGGCCCCGCCGGATGCGCCGCGCCGAGCGCAACGAGGCACTCGCCGCGCGCGCGCTCGATGCGATCGCGCACCACGCGACGCTCGTCGCGCCCGAGGGCGAGCGATGA
- a CDS encoding tyrosine recombinase XerC: MSGGGRADAPALSPRWSAAIADFARHLRVERNVSPHTIRAYVSDAEQFARHAGVAAPGEATPTQLRAWLASLHRSHGAASIGRKLSGVRALYRFLLREGAAARDPSVGLPAPKQASRLPRPLGVDDCEALADADARAATDESSRDRLRRLRDRALVELLYGTGIRVGELVALDVRDVDPAAHQLRVLGKGRKERVVPVPALALEALREWLDARARPGVLGEPLFVSLRRARARETSEARGAPDVPSPARRLSDREVRRVLARRASRAGIDDRVHPHRLRHSFATHLLDTGASLRDIQELLGHASLSTTQKYTEVSVEHLRTVYDGAHPRARRGKE; this comes from the coding sequence ATGAGCGGCGGAGGCCGCGCGGACGCGCCGGCGCTGTCGCCGCGCTGGTCCGCGGCGATCGCGGACTTCGCGCGCCACCTGCGCGTCGAGCGCAACGTGTCGCCCCACACGATCCGCGCGTACGTCTCGGACGCCGAGCAGTTCGCGCGACACGCCGGTGTCGCCGCGCCCGGGGAGGCGACGCCGACGCAGCTGCGCGCGTGGCTCGCGAGCCTGCACCGCTCGCACGGTGCGGCGAGCATCGGGCGCAAGCTCTCGGGCGTGCGTGCGCTCTATCGCTTCCTCCTGCGCGAGGGCGCCGCGGCGCGCGATCCGAGCGTCGGCCTTCCGGCACCGAAGCAGGCGTCGCGGCTTCCGCGCCCGCTCGGCGTCGACGACTGCGAGGCGCTCGCCGACGCCGATGCACGGGCGGCGACCGACGAGTCGTCGCGCGATCGCCTGCGGCGGCTGCGCGACCGCGCGCTCGTCGAGCTGCTCTACGGGACGGGGATCCGCGTCGGCGAGCTCGTCGCGCTCGACGTGCGCGACGTCGACCCGGCCGCGCACCAGCTGCGCGTGCTCGGGAAGGGACGCAAGGAGCGCGTCGTGCCGGTGCCCGCGCTGGCGCTCGAGGCGCTGCGGGAGTGGCTCGATGCGCGCGCGCGGCCCGGGGTGCTGGGCGAGCCGCTCTTCGTGTCGTTGCGGCGCGCACGCGCGCGGGAGACCTCGGAAGCGCGCGGCGCGCCGGACGTGCCGTCGCCCGCGCGGCGGCTCTCCGACCGCGAAGTGCGTCGCGTGCTCGCGCGCCGCGCGTCGCGCGCGGGCATCGACGACCGCGTCCACCCGCACCGGCTGCGCCACAGCTTCGCGACCCACCTGCTCGACACGGGCGCTTCGCTGCGCGACATCCAGGAGCTGCTCGGCCACGCGAGCCTGTCGACGACGCAGAAGTACACCGAGGTCTCGGTGGAGCACCTGCGCACCGTGTACGACGGCGCGCACCCGCGCGCGCGCCGGGGGAAGGAGTGA